The genomic stretch CGGGACCATCATGGAGGACATGCGCCTGGAAAACCCGATCCGCAGCATCCGCGAAATTTCCCACGACATCACGGGAAGCCACCCGCTGAAGATGGCGGACGGGCGCACGCTCACCGCCGTCGAGATCCAGCGCCACTACTTGGCCAAGGTTGCTGCGTTTGTGCAGGCCAACGGCGCCCACAACGACCTTGTCCCGCGCATCATGAACCTGTGGGAGCGCACCCTGGACGCCGTGGAGTCCGGAAACCACTCCACCATCGACACCGAGATCGACTGGGCCATCAAGGCGAAGCTGATCGGTGCCTACGCCAACCGGCACGGCCTGGAATGGGGCTCCCCGCAGGTGGCCCAGCTGGACCTGCGCTACCACGACATCTCCCCGGAACGCGGCCTGTTCAACATGCTCGAACGCCGGGGCTCCGCCGCCCGGGTGGTCGCAGACGCCGACATTGCGGAGGCCGTCGATGCCGCCCCGGCCACCACGCGGGCCCGGCTGCGCGGCCGCTTCGTCACGGCCGCGCGCGATTCCGGCCGCGACTACACGGTCGACTGGGTGCATCTGAAACTCAACGACCGCTCGCACCAGACCATCCTGTGCAAGGACCCCTTCAAGAACGACGACGAACGGGTCGACCAACTGATCGCCTCCCTCCGCGCGGACTACTGAGGGGACGCGGCCACCTGGGACGCCCTGGCGGGAAAGGGTGCCCGGGCGGAGGGGTTCGGAAACTCACAGGCGGTGCCCAGCTTCACATTCCCGGCCAATGGGGAACATCCAGCTTCGGCGGATAAGCTGAACTCTGGCTTTCTCCAGAGCCGGCATCCGTTCCATACCTGTCCCGCCATCGAAAGTGTTTCCGTGCGCCGAATTCTTGCACTCATCCTGCCTCTCATGCTGCTGTTGACCGCCTGCGGCCAGTCGGCATCCACCGATCCCACCCCCAGCGCATCGGCGAGCGTCCCGCCGTCGAACGCGGAAGTGTTCGCCTCCGTCAAGGTGGAGGACCAGGGCAAGGGCAAGGCGCCCAAGGTCACCTTCAAGACCCCCCTCGCCATCACCGCCGAGTCGATGGCCGTGGTCTCCGAAGGCAAGGGCGAGCCCGTCAAGGCCGGCCAGGCCATCGTCCTCCAGGCCATCGGCTTCAACGCCGAGGACGGCAAGACCAGCGGCGACAGCTTCTCCGACCCCGCCGGCCAGCGCATCCTCCTGGACGACGCCTTCAAGTCCAGCAACCCGCTGGTCTACAACACGTTCGTGGGCGCCAAGGTCGGCTCCTGGGTTGCCTACGCCTACCCGGCCCAGGCAACCGGTGCCACGGCCAGCACCGAGCCCGCAGCCATGACGGTGTTCCTCGTTGAATCCGCCGCCGACGTGGCCAAGCCCCTCAGCAAGCCTGAAGGCGAGACAGTTGCACCGGTGGCGGGCCTGCCCACCGTGAAGGACGACGACAAGGGCGTCCCGGTCATCACGATCGGCGATGCCAAGGCCCCCACGGCACTTGTGGCCCAGGACCTCATCACGGGCAAGGGCGCCGTGGTCAAGGAAACCGACACCATCGTGGCCAACTACGTCGGCGTGAACTTTGTGGGCGGGGAAATCTTCGACTCCAGCTTCCAGTCGGGCAAGCCTGCGACCTTCCCGCTGAACCAGGTCATCAAGGGCTGGACCCAGGGCCTGGCCGGCAAGACAGTGGGCTCCCGCGTGCTGCTCGTCATCCCCGCAGACCTGGCCTATGGCGAACAGGGTTCGGGCAAGGCCAAGGGCGACCTCGTGTTCGTTGTTGATATCCTTGGTGTCCAGTAACCCCTTTTCCACCCCTCTCAACCCAAGGAGCAACATGTCTTTTGGAGCCCGCAACTTTGACCGCACCAAGCCGGAAATCGACTTCCCGGACCATGGCGTCCCCACCGAACTGGTGATTGAGGACATCATCGAAGGCGACGGCACCGAAGTGGTCCGCGGCAGCACCGTCTCCACCCACTACGTCGGCGTTGCCTTCTCCACTGGTGAAGAGTTCGACTCCTCCTGGAACCGCGGCACCCCGCTGGACTTCAAGGCCGGCATCGGCCAGGTCATCCAGGGCTGGGACCAGGGCCTGCTGGGCATGAAGGTCGGCGGACGCCGCCGCCTGGAAATCCCCTCGGAGCTGGCCTACGGCTCGCGCGGCGCCGGCGGAGCCATCGGCCCCAACGAAGCCCTGATCTTCGTGGTCGATCTCGTGGCAGTGCGCTAACACGCCCCAACCAACCGGCCCGCACCGGGCAGGCATGAAACACGGAAACCCCGTGCTTTTGCCTCCTGGT from Arthrobacter stackebrandtii encodes the following:
- a CDS encoding FKBP-type peptidyl-prolyl cis-trans isomerase; this encodes MRRILALILPLMLLLTACGQSASTDPTPSASASVPPSNAEVFASVKVEDQGKGKAPKVTFKTPLAITAESMAVVSEGKGEPVKAGQAIVLQAIGFNAEDGKTSGDSFSDPAGQRILLDDAFKSSNPLVYNTFVGAKVGSWVAYAYPAQATGATASTEPAAMTVFLVESAADVAKPLSKPEGETVAPVAGLPTVKDDDKGVPVITIGDAKAPTALVAQDLITGKGAVVKETDTIVANYVGVNFVGGEIFDSSFQSGKPATFPLNQVIKGWTQGLAGKTVGSRVLLVIPADLAYGEQGSGKAKGDLVFVVDILGVQ
- a CDS encoding FKBP-type peptidyl-prolyl cis-trans isomerase → MSFGARNFDRTKPEIDFPDHGVPTELVIEDIIEGDGTEVVRGSTVSTHYVGVAFSTGEEFDSSWNRGTPLDFKAGIGQVIQGWDQGLLGMKVGGRRRLEIPSELAYGSRGAGGAIGPNEALIFVVDLVAVR